From one Culex quinquefasciatus strain JHB chromosome 3, VPISU_Cqui_1.0_pri_paternal, whole genome shotgun sequence genomic stretch:
- the LOC119768989 gene encoding uncharacterized protein LOC119768989 — MEEKVKALVRQRGAVKSKLTRISTALVDVVEGRQNPNLKNIPFLRQNSKNVDACYREYNTIQNEIVALPLSDDARTEQENRYIEFEHLYNEVSIKLETLLETAVKREQRLSLASANQLVPANAAAAVVQPPPLSVPLPSFDGNYENWKSFKCMFTTIMARYQTESPAIKLYHLKDCMKGKAMGFIDEETIKNNDYDAAWASLEERFEDNRLIIDKHIEALFNLPKITKESAEELRKLLDTCTKNVNALKNLDLPVVGLGEQMLLNVLSAKMDKDTRKTWETRQKAGQLPAYAATIAFLKERCKILEKIEVNTKSNSEATKPSRAVARSNTLVSTTEQKCAVCKSDHELWKCDQFKNYSAKEKYSVLRKSGSCYNCLQRGHRLSECSSSSCQKCGKRHHTLLHVGDKKPADPSSKNEEADLCRSKEPQVRTEQATGSSSTRSETTATLCAQVERSVNVTLLSTAVVLAYGSGGVSYPCRVLLDSASQTHFVTEQFAKLLALERQPASFLVCGLNGSDTRIRSKIEVRIKSRVNEFSLALETLIAPKITGELPSYSIDVRKWPLPPGTELADPAFFKRNKIDMLIGADVFWDLIKSEQIEMGPNLPTLRDTKLGWIVGGSVSSASPAKLRTICTVTENDRLSDILKQFWTIEGSDELLAPGPGDTASNAECLEHFRRTHQRDGEGRYIVRLPFNERKNQLGDSKQMAMKRFLTVERRLDREPELKQQYAAFMQEYENLGHMREVRTEDADNGGPAYYLPHHCVIKPTSTTTKLRVVFDGSARTTSGVSLNDALMTGPTVQNDLMAILLNFRCYRFALTLDIPKMYRQVRINPDDARFQRVFWRDDKNQPLKIFDLLTVTYGLASSPFQATMTLNQLADDHGAEFPRAAAVLQSSCYIDDVLTGAQSLDDALQLQREIVGLLRCGGFAAHKWCSNAPSILEAIPEAQQGAKLNVAELDLNALVKTLGVAWQPASDTFSFDVVDFEPASNERLTRRKVASQVAKIFDPLGFIGPVLTAAKLILRGVGSLKTDWDELVPPNMGRQWQSFRRELPVLKKLRLPRWILYKEMQFVELHGYCDASDQAYGACIYTRLTRLDGSTVMKLVCSKSRLLPKATKKKKEISTPRGELLAALLLARLVTKVLSSTTATRHGLRRSICRVHHFKAQEGDQGWLTGKEIKRAEGIIVKLVQAEAFHTEIAALLDDKRARHRLCGLNPFLDVDGLLRVGGRIKHAFIPYDSRHQMVLPAKHPVTELLIRHLHEENLHLGQRGLLAVVRQRFWPLNVKTTIRKVVRSCITCFRVNPTKTSQLMGICPHTESSQHQRSPEPESILLARSGSNPTLL; from the exons ATGGAAGAAAAAGTGAAAGCTCTCGTCCGTCAGCGAGGGGCAGTGAAGTCGAAATTGACGCGCATCAGCACGGCTTTGGTCGACGTAGTGGAGGGAAGGCAAAATCCTAACCTCAAAAACATTCCGTTTTTGCGCCAAAACTCGAAAAATGTGGACGCTTGTTATCGTGAGTACAACACTATCCAAAATGAAATTGTCGCGTTGCCCCTCTCTGACGATGCGAGAACGGAACAAGAGAACCGTTACATTGAGTTCGAGCACCTGTACAACGAGGTCAGCATCAAGCTGGAGACCTTGTTAGAAACCGCCGTCAAACGGGAGCAGCGCCTGTCGTTGGCGTCGGCGAATCAGCTCGTCCCGGCGAATGCGGCTGCCGCTGTGGTCCAGCCACCGCCGTTGAGTGTTCCGCTTCCGAGTTTTGATGGAAACTACGAGAATTGGAAGTCCTTCAAGTGTATGTTCACGACGATCATGGCGCGCTACCAGACGGAGTCTCCGGCTATCAAACTCTATCACCTCAAGGATTGTATGAAGGGAAAGGCGATGGGGTTCATCGATGAGGAGACCATTAAAAACAATGATTATGATGCTGCCTGGGCCAGTCTGGAGGAGAGATTCGAGGACAACCGCCTCATCATCGATAAACATATTGAGGCGCTCTTCAACCTGCCCAAGATCACCAAGGAGAGTGCCGAAGAACTCCGGAAGCTACTGGATACGTGCACCAAGAACGTGAACGCCCTCAAGAATTTGGACCTACCAGTCGTGGGACTAGGAGAACAGATGCTGCTCAACGTTCTGTCTGCCAAGATGGACAAAGACACCAGGAAGACCTGGGAGACTCGCCAGAAAGCTGGTCAGCTTCCAGCGTACGCAGCGACGATCGCCTTTCTCAAGGAACGCTGCAAGATTCTGGAGAAGATCGAGGTCAACACGAAGTCAAACTCGGAAGCGACGAAGCCATCCCGTGCGGTGGCTAGAAGCAACACGTTGGTGTCAACGACGGAGCAAAAGTGTGCAGTGTGTAAAAGTGACCACGAGTTGTGGAAGTGTGATCAGTTCAAGAACTACAGTGCCAAAGAAAAGTAcagtgttttgagaaaaagtggtTCCTGTTACAACTGCCTACAGCGTGGACACCGCCTCAGCGAGTGTTCATCGAGTTCCTGCCAGAAGTGTGGCAAACGCCACCACACTCTGCTGCACGTCGGAGACAAGAAGCCGGCAGATCCGTCGTCCAAGAACGAAGAAGCGGATTTGTGCCGGTCGAAAGAGCCGCAGGTTCGGACGGAACAGGCAACTGGTTCTAGCAGCACCCGATCGGAGACGACCGCAACGCTTTGTGCCCAGGTCGAGAGATCCGTGAACGTCACGCTCCTGTCAACTGCCGTCGTCCTGGCCTACGGCAGTGGAGGCGTCAGCTATCCGTGCAGAGTCCTCCTAGACTCAGCGTCCCAAACGCACTTCGTGACTGAACAGTTCGCAAAATTACTCGCTCTCGAAAGACAACCCGCCAGTTTCCTCGTCTGCGGATTGAACGGTTCGGACACGCGCATTCGATCCAAGATCGAAGTCCGTATCAAGTCACGAGTCAACGAATTCAGCTTGGCACTCGAGACGCTCATCGCACCGAAGATCACCGGGGAACTACCGTCCTACTCAATCGACGTTCGCAAGTGGCCGCTCCCGCCAGGGACCGAACTCGCGGACCCTGCGTTCTTCAAGCGTAACAAAATCGACATGCTGATCGGTGCGGATGTTTTCTGGGACCTCATCAAGAGCGAGCAAATCGAGATGGGGCCGAACTTGCCAACGCTGCGTGACACGAAACTTGGCTGGATCGTCGGAGGATCGGTGTCCAGTGCAAGTCCAGCGAAACTACGAACCATCTGCACTGTGACTGAGAATGACCGCCTCAGCGACATCCTCAAGCAGTTCTGGACGATCGAAGGCAGCGACGAGCTGCTGGCCCCCGGACCCGGCGACACTGCATCGAATGCCGAATGCCTTGAGCATTTTCGCCGTACTCACCAGAGGGACGGCGAAGGACGATACATCGTCAGACTCCCGTTCAACGAGCGGAAGAACCAGTTGGGCGATTCGAAGCAGATGGCCATGAAACGCTTCCTGACCGTCGAGCGGCGACTCGACAGAGAACCGGAACTCAAACAACAGTACGCTGCATTCATGCAGGAATACGAGAACCTGGGCCATATGCGTGAAGTCCGCACGGAAGATGCAGATAACGGTGGACCGGCGTATTATCTCCCGCACCACTGTGTCATCAAACCGACGAGCACGACGACCAAGCTGCGGGTGGTGTTCGATGGCTCCGCCAGGACCACGTCCGGCGTCTCACTAAACGATGCCCTGATGACCGGACCGACCGTCCAAAACGATCTGATGGCGATACTCCTGAACTTCCGGTGCTACCGGTTCGCGCTTACCCTGGACATCCCAAAAATGTATCGCCAAGTGAGGATCAACCCCGACGACGCACGATTTCAGCGAGTGTTTTGGAGAGACGACAAGAACCAGCCGCTGAAGATCTTCGATTTGCTGACCGTAACGTACGGTCTCGCCTCGTCACCGTTCCAAGCAACGATGACCCTGAACCAGCTCGCCGACGACCACGGAGCAGAATTTCCACGCGCTGCCGCTGTGTTACAAAGCTCTTGCTACATCGACGACGTTTTGACGGGTGCGCAGTCTCTGGACGACGCACTTCAACTGCAACGAGAGATCGTCGGGTTGCTGCGATGCGGTGGTTTCGCCGCACACAAGTGGTGCTCAAACGCGCCCTCGATTCTGGAAGCCATTCCGGAAGCACAACAAGGAGCCAAACTGAACGTTGCTGAGCTCGATTTGAACGCCCTCGTAAAAACACTCGGAGTTGCCTGGCAACCGGCGAGCGACACGTTCTCTTTCGACGTGGTGGATTTCGAGCCAGCTAGCAACGAGCGACTCACTAGGCGGAAGGTCGCCAGCCAGGTTGCTAAGATCTTCGACCCGCTAGGGTTCATCGGGCCGGTCCTGACCGCGGCCAAATTGATCCTGCGCGGAGTGGGGTCTCTCAAGACGGACTGGGACGAACTCGTTCCCCCGAACATGGGTAGACAATGGCAGTCATTCCGGCGTGAGCTGCCGGTTCTGAAGAAACTCCGCCTACCGAGGTGGATTCTCtacaaggagatgcagttcgtGGAGCTGCACGGGTACTGCGACGCGTCGGACCAAGCCTACGGCGCCTGCATCTACACTAGGTTGACTCGACTGGACGGATCGACCGTCATGAAGCTGGTATGCAGTAAGTCGAGATTGCTCCCCAAGGCCACCAAGAAGAAGAAAGAGATTTCAACACCGCGCGGCGAACTGCTGGCGGCGCTACTGCTCGCTCGTTTGGTAACCAAGGTGCTGTCGTCGACAA CTGCGACGCGCCATGGCCTACGTCGCTCGATTTGCAGAGTTCATCATTTCAAAGCGCAAGAAGGTGACCAGGGGTGGCTCACTGGTAAGGAGATCAAGCGTGCGGAAGGAATTATCGTGAAGCTGGTTCAAGCCGAGGCGTTCCACACCGAGATTGCTGCACTACTGGACGACAAGAGAGCACGGCACCGGCTGTGCGGACTCAACCCGTTCCTTGACGTCGATGGCCTCCTGCGGGTCGGTGGGCGCATCAAACACGCCTTCATCCCGTACGACAGTCGCCATCAGATGGTGTTGCCGGCCAAGCATCCGGTAACCGAGCTCCTCATTCGGCACCTGCACGAGGAGAACTTGCACCTCGGCCAACGGGGACTTCTCGCCGTCGTCAGACAGAGGTTCTGGCCGCTCAATGTGAAGACGACGATCAGGAAGGTGGTCCGCAGCTGCATCACCTGTTTCCGGGTCAACCCAACGAAGACGTCGCAGCTGATGGGGATTTGCCCTCATACCGAGTCCAGCCAGCACCAACGTTCGCCAGAACCGGAATCGATTTTGCTGGCCCGTTCTGGATCAAATCCAACGCTGCTGTGA
- the LOC6040170 gene encoding LOW QUALITY PROTEIN: N(4)-(Beta-N-acetylglucosaminyl)-L-asparaginase (The sequence of the model RefSeq protein was modified relative to this genomic sequence to represent the inferred CDS: deleted 1 base in 1 codon), which yields MASPRRILLLVAAVLIQAHRTDQALPLVINTWAFTNATLRAHQWLVVGEAGPIDALVEGCSVCEREQCDGTVGYGGSPDENGETTLDAMIMDGSTMNIGAVAAMRDVKHAAAVARHVLENTKHENTKHTLLVGDRATEFAVQMGFKRESLETERSKEMWEQWKNNHCQPNFWQNVIPSPSMSCGPYEPITGNAIPQNHWTSNELNEDADHAPLFNRFNHDTIGMIVIDAEGHVVAGTSTNGACNKIPGRVGDSPIPGSGAYADSTVGAAAATGDGDIMMRFMPSLLAVEGLRRGLSPVQAGETALARIAVHYPKFVGGIVVASSDGQYGAACHGMDEFPYSVAEGSKETEVVVKKVKCRTKRR from the exons ATGGCGTCGCCGAGGCGAATTCTTCTACTAGTGGCCGCGGTCCTGATTCAGGCTCACCGAACTGATCAAGCCCTCCCGCTGGTGATCAACACCTGGGCGTTCACGAACGCCACGCTGCGTGCCCATCAATGGCTGGTGGTCGGCGAGGCGGGTCCAATTGATGCCCTGGTCGAGGGTTGCAGCGTTTGCGAGCGGGAGCAGTGCGACGGAACGGTCGGCTACGGAGGCAGTCCGGACGAGAACGGGGAGACGACGCTGGACGCGATGATCATGGACGGGAGTACGATGAACATCGGGGCTGTGGCGGCGATGAGGGACGTTAAACATGCTGCGGCGGTGGCGAGGCATGTGCTGGAGAATACGAAGCAT GAGAATACGAAGCATACGCTGTTGGTCGGCGATCGGGCCACGGAGTTTGCCGTTCAGATGGGGTTCAAGCGGGAGAGTTTGGAGACCGAGCGATCCAAGGAGATGTGGGAGCAGTGGAAGAACAATCACTGTCAGCCCAACTTTTGGCAG AACGTAATTCCGTCCCCCTCGATGTCCTGCGGTCCGTACGAGCCCATCACCGGAAATGCGATCCCTCAGAACCACTGGACCTCGAACGAACTCAACGAGGACGCGGATCACGCCCCATTATTCAACCGCTTCAACCACGACACCATTGGAATGATCGTGATCGACGCCGAAGGTCACGTGGTCGCCGGAACCTCGACCAACGGAGCCTGTAACAAGATCCCGGGTCGCGTGGGAGATTCACCCATTCCGGGTTCGGGAGCGTACGCGGATTCGACGGTGGGCGCGGCGGCCGCTACCGGTGACGGGGACATTATGATGCGCTTTATGCCGTCGTTGTTGGCAGTGGAGGGATTGCGCCGGGGGTTGAGTCCGGTGCAGGCCGGGGAAACAGCACTGGCAAGGATTGCGGTGCATTATCCGAAGTTTGTGGGTGGTATCGTGGTCGCTAGTAGCGATGGGCAGTACGGAGCGGCGTGTCATGGGATGGACGAGTTTCCGTACTCGGTTGCGGAGGGAAGCAAGGAGACGGAAGTGGTGGTGAAGAAGGTCAAGTGTAGAACGAAAAgacgttga